From Zalophus californianus isolate mZalCal1 chromosome 16, mZalCal1.pri.v2, whole genome shotgun sequence, one genomic window encodes:
- the LOC113908304 gene encoding polyunsaturated fatty acid lipoxygenase ALOX15, with translation MGVYRIRVSTGSSLCAGSNNQVQLQLVGEHGEATIEKRLRPARGQETEFKADVQEYLGPLLFVKLHKRHFFQDDAWFCNWIWVQGPGPSGDEFRFPCYRWVEGSDILSLPEGTGRTLGDDPQGLFKQHREQELKDRRRLYRWGNWKDGLILNMAGATICDLPVDERFLEDKKIDFEASLAKGLADLAIKDSLNVLTSWKGLNDFNRIFWCGQSKLAEKVRDSWQEDALFGYQFLNGTNPMLLRRSKQLPARLVFPPGMEELKVQLEKELQTDTLFEADFSLLNGIKANVILCSQQHLAAPLVLLKLQPDGKLLPMVIQLQLPQVGSSPPPLFLPTDPPMVWLLAKCWVRSSDFQMHELQSHLLRGHLIAEVITVATMRCLPSIHPVFKLMIPHLRYTLEINTRARTGLISDMGVFDQVVSTGGGGHVELLQRAGASLTFRSFCPPDDLADRGLLGVKSSFYAQDALRLWEILARYVQGIVHLHYKTDEAVRDDLELQSWCREITEVGLLGAQDKGFPSSLQSRHQLCHFLTMCIFTCTGQHSSTHLGQLDWYSWVPNAPCTMRMPPPTTKDATLETVMATLPNFHQASLQMSIVWQLGRRQPVMVALGQHQEEYFSGPGPKAVLKEFRKELAALEKEIETRNAKLDIPYEYLLPSLVENSVAI, from the exons ATGGGTGTCTACCGCATCCGCGTGTCCACCGGCTCCTCCCTGTGCGCGGGCTCCAACAACCAGGTGCAGCTGCAGCTGGTGGGCGAGCACGGGGAGGCGACCATCGAGAAGCGCCTGAGGCCGGCGCGAGGCCAG GAGACGGAATTCAAGGCGGACGTGCAGGAGTACCTGGGGCCGCTGCTGTTCGTGAAACTGCATAAACGGCACTTCTTTCAGGACGACGCCTGGTTCTGCAACTGGATCTGGGTGCAGGGCCCCGGACCCAGTGGGGACGAGTTCAGGTTCCCATGCTACCGCTGGGTGGAGGGCAGTGACATCCTGAGCCTCCCCGAGGGCACCG GCCGGACCCTGGGAGACGACCCTCAAGGTCTGTTCAAGCAACACAGGGAGCAGGAGCTGAAAGATAGGAGGAGGCTTTACCG CTGGGGTAACTGGAAGGATGGGCTAATCCTGAATATGGCCGGGGCCACCATCTGTGACCTCCCCGTAGATGAGCGATTTCTGGAAGACAAGAAAATTGATTTTGAGGCTTCGCTGGCCAAGGG GCTGGCAGACCTAGCCATCAAAGACTCTTTAAATGTTCTGACCTCCTGGAAGGGCCTGAATGACTTCAACCGGATTTTCTGGTGTGGCCAGAGCAAACTGGCTG AGAAGGTGCGGGACTCCTGGCAGGAGGATGCCTTATTTGGGTACCAGTTTCTCAATGGCACTAACCCCATGTTGCTGAGGCGCTCCAAGCAGCTTCCTGCTCGCCTGGTGTTCCCTCCGGGGATGGAGGAGCTGAAGGTCCAGCTGGAGAAGGAGCTCCAG ACAGACACACTGTTCGAGGCGGACTTCTCGCTGCTGAACGGGATCAAGGCCAACGTCATCCTGTGCAGCCAGCAGCACCTGGCCGCCCCTCTGGTCCTGCTGAAGCTGCAGCCTGATGGGAAACTCTTGCCCATGGTCATCCAG CTCCAGCTGCCTCAAGTGGGATCCTCCCCGCCGCCGCTTTTCCTGCCCACGGATCCCCCGATGGTCTGGCTCCTGGCCAAATGCTGGGTCCGCAGCTCTGACTTCCAGATGCATGAGCTGCAGTCTCATCTTCTGCGGGGACACTTGATAGCGGAGGTCATCACTGTGGCCACCATGAGGTGCCTTCCATCAATACACCCTGTCTTCAAG CTTATGATTCCCCACCTGCGCTACACCTTGGAAATTAACACCCGGGCCAGGACCGGGCTCATCTCTGACATGGGAGTTTTCGACCAG GTGGTGAGCACAGGCGGCGGAGGCCATGTGGAGCTGCTCCAGCGAGCTGGAGCCTCTCTAACCTTTCGCTCCTTCTGTCCTCCTGATGACCTGGCCGACCGGGGGCTCCTGGGAGTCAAGTCTTCCTTCTATGCCCAAGATGCCCTGCGGCTGTGGGAAATCCTCGCTCG CTATGTGCAGGGCATCGTGCATCTCCACTACAAGACGGACGAGGCTGTGAGAGACGATTTGGAGCTGCAGTCCTGGTGTAGAGAGATCACTGAAGTCGGGCTGCTCGGGGCCCAGGACAAAG GCTTCCCCAGCTCCTTGCAGTCCCGGCACCAGCTGTGCCACTTCCTTACCATGTGCATTTTCACCTGCACCGGCCAGCACTCCTCCACCCACCTGGGCCAG CTGGACTGGTACTCTTGGGTCCCTAACGCGCCCTGCACCATGCGGATGCCCCCGCCGACCACCAAGGACGCCACCCTGGAGACAGTGATGGCAACACTGCCCAACTTCCACCAGGCCTCCCTGCAGATGTCCATCGTCTGGCAGCTGGGCCGCCGCCAGCCCGTGATG GTGGCTCTGGGCCAACACCAGGAGGAGTATTTTTCAGGCCCTGGACCCAAGGCCGTGCTGAAGGAGTTCAGGAAGGAGCTGGCTGCCCTGGAGAAGGAAATCGAGACCCGGAATGCAAAGCTGGACATACCCTATGAGTACCTGCTGCCCAGCCTGGTGGAAAACAGCGTGGCCATCTGA